The proteins below come from a single Streptomyces sp. M92 genomic window:
- a CDS encoding MOSC domain-containing protein produces the protein MSGRVTAVSSNGEYSFTKPNRDSVRLLAGLGVEGDVHAGVTVKHRSRVAQDPTQPNLRQVHLIHEELFDEVGDEGFKVAPGELGENITTRGIDLLGLPVGTLLRVGDSAVLEVTGLRNPCLQIDTFQDGLLKRVVSRDEAGNIVRKAGIMSVVKESGVVRPGDDVAIELPSGPHRPLDRV, from the coding sequence ATGAGCGGGAGAGTTACGGCGGTCAGCAGCAACGGGGAGTACTCGTTCACCAAGCCGAACCGGGACAGTGTCAGACTGCTCGCCGGGCTCGGCGTGGAGGGGGACGTACACGCCGGTGTGACGGTCAAGCACCGCTCGCGCGTCGCGCAGGACCCCACCCAGCCGAATCTGCGCCAGGTCCACCTCATTCACGAAGAGCTCTTCGACGAGGTCGGCGACGAAGGATTCAAAGTGGCGCCCGGAGAACTCGGCGAGAACATCACCACGCGCGGCATCGACCTGCTCGGCCTGCCCGTCGGCACACTGCTGCGCGTCGGCGACTCCGCGGTCCTGGAAGTCACCGGCCTCCGCAATCCCTGCCTGCAGATCGACACCTTCCAGGACGGGCTGCTGAAGCGGGTCGTCAGCCGCGACGAGGCCGGGAACATCGTACGCAAAGCCGGAATCATGAGCGTCGTGAAGGAAAGCGGAGTGGTGCGCCCCGGCGACGATGTCGCGATCGAACTTCCCAGCGGTCCGCACCGACCCCTGGACCGGGTCTGA
- a CDS encoding VOC family protein: MTSRFTELAVDCHDPERLAAFWCEVLDFKVIDRSEGKVEIGSWVPTVEDVRARQMPPTLLFIQVPEGKTVKNRLHLDVSPIDGSTEDEVTRLLGLGATKTDVGQGPDRNWVVMADPEGNEFCVLRTLAPQT; this comes from the coding sequence ATGACAAGCAGGTTCACTGAGCTGGCCGTCGACTGCCACGATCCGGAGAGGCTCGCGGCCTTCTGGTGCGAGGTCCTGGACTTCAAGGTGATCGACCGGAGCGAGGGCAAGGTCGAGATCGGCTCCTGGGTGCCGACCGTCGAGGATGTCCGGGCCCGTCAGATGCCGCCCACCCTGCTGTTCATCCAGGTACCCGAGGGCAAGACCGTGAAGAACCGGCTTCACCTCGACGTCAGCCCGATCGACGGCAGCACCGAGGACGAGGTGACCAGATTACTCGGCCTCGGCGCCACCAAGACGGATGTGGGCCAGGGGCCGGACCGAAACTGGGTGGTCATGGCAGACCCGGAGGGCAACGAGTTCTGCGTCCTACGCACCCTGGCACCGCAGACCTAG
- a CDS encoding GNAT family N-acetyltransferase, with translation MTLGEIVVDDWPAVHSWASLPRVCRYQSWGPNTEVQTQEFVFSAVTAWSDTPQRRFPFVARVERDVVGMGELHVRSHKQRQGEISYVVHPRVWGQGIGTEIGRQLLAYGFDELGLHRVYATCDPRNHGSCRVLSKIGMTLEGHLRHTALLRDGWRDSMLFSSLEGEWRAPV, from the coding sequence GTGACTCTGGGCGAGATCGTTGTGGACGACTGGCCAGCCGTCCACTCGTGGGCGTCTCTGCCACGGGTGTGCCGCTATCAGTCCTGGGGGCCGAACACAGAAGTCCAGACCCAGGAGTTCGTGTTTTCCGCGGTCACGGCCTGGTCGGACACCCCTCAGCGCCGGTTCCCGTTCGTCGCTCGCGTCGAACGGGATGTGGTGGGCATGGGTGAACTGCACGTCCGCAGCCATAAGCAGCGCCAGGGCGAGATCTCGTACGTCGTACATCCCCGAGTGTGGGGGCAGGGCATCGGCACGGAAATCGGTCGGCAGCTGCTCGCCTACGGGTTCGACGAGCTGGGGCTTCATCGGGTCTATGCGACCTGTGACCCGCGGAATCACGGCTCCTGCCGAGTGCTGTCCAAGATCGGTATGACGCTTGAGGGACACCTGCGCCACACGGCGCTGCTCCGTGACGGTTGGCGAGACTCCATGCTCTTCAGCAGCCTCGAAGGGGAATGGCGCGCCCCTGTGTAG
- a CDS encoding IS630 family transposase (programmed frameshift), whose translation MRYPQGGGLAPERQAFRERIQMETAERFGAGATNAEVAKDLPVSVRSVQRWRRAGREAGTDGLRSVGPVSLPKLSEVLFAVLEQELDKGPVAHGWPDQTWTLARIKTLIGRRFHTSFTLPGIAQTLRRHGWSHQVPARRATERDGVAVGGWVKETFRHVEAPRRRSTPTLSLRTRPAGFSMTPPTARTRSRCGDIPVDTVRGRSQSRIPIAALACYKPGARSRLVYRPTVHPDHKAGGRRSFAWTHYRNLLIAAHQRLGRPIVLVWDNCNVHRDRRLRAFIDAQDWVTVYHLPPYAPQRSPADGIRSLLRRRCQANTGFTDLAHLMRALRQGLRQVQYRPDLIDGCLAGTGLALTRPRLQGGAHT comes from the exons ATGAGGTATCCGCAGGGTGGCGGACTGGCCC CTGAACGGCAGGCGTTTCGTGAGCGGATCCAGATGGAGACCGCCGAACGGTTCGGTGCCGGCGCCACCAACGCGGAGGTCGCCAAGGACTTACCGGTGAGCGTGCGTTCGGTCCAGCGGTGGCGCCGGGCCGGGCGGGAGGCCGGCACGGACGGTCTTCGGTCAGTGGGACCGGTGTCGCTGCCCAAGCTGAGCGAGGTGCTGTTCGCCGTACTGGAGCAGGAGCTGGACAAGGGACCGGTCGCGCACGGCTGGCCGGACCAGACCTGGACGCTGGCCAGGATCAAGACCTTGATCGGGCGGCGGTTCCACACGTCGTTCACGCTCCCGGGTATCGCCCAAACGCTGCGTCGCCACGGCTGGAGTCACCAGGTCCCGGCCCGACGAGCGACCGAGCGGGACGGCGTAGCTGTGGGCGGGTGGGTGAAGGAGACCTTCCGGCACGTGGAAGCACCGCGGCGGCGCTCGACGCCTACCTTGTCTTTGAGGACGAGACCGGCCGGCTTCTCGATGACGCCGCCGACCGCCCGTACACGGTCCCGCTGTGGTGACATCCCGGTCGACACGGTGAGGGGCCGCTCCCAGAGCCGGATCCCGATCGCTGCCCTGGCCTGCTACAAACCCGGCGCGCGCTCGCGGCTCGTCTACCGGCCCACGGTCCACCCGGACCACAAGGCGGGCGGACGACGCAGCTTCGCGTGGACCCACTACCGCAATCTGCTCATCGCGGCCCACCAGCGGCTAGGCAGGCCGATCGTCCTGGTCTGGGACAATTGCAATGTCCACCGCGACCGCCGCTTACGCGCGTTCATCGACGCCCAGGACTGGGTCACCGTCTACCACCTGCCTCCGTACGCGCCGCAGCGCAGTCCGGCCGACGGAATCCGGTCCCTGCTCCGCAGGCGCTGCCAGGCCAACACCGGCTTCACCGACCTCGCCCACCTGATGCGCGCCCTCCGGCAGGGGCTGCGCCAAGTCCAGTACCGGCCTGACCTCATCGACGGATGCCTTGCTGGCACCGGCCTCGCCCTGACGAGGCCACGCCTACAGGGGGGAGCTCATACGTGA
- a CDS encoding RHS repeat-associated core domain-containing protein, which produces MTTGGKSYYYLTDATGNVLGLADDAGKRTHSYAYGPTGLPRTTPTEAVPQPYRYAGAYVDPTGLYKMGHRYYDPTLGRFTQPDPSGQEDNPYLYAEGDPVNRTDPTGLFSFDEFLDTGSSFSEH; this is translated from the coding sequence ATGACGACTGGGGGGAAGTCCTACTACTACCTCACCGACGCCACCGGCAACGTCCTCGGCCTCGCCGACGACGCGGGCAAGCGCACCCACAGCTACGCCTACGGCCCCACCGGCCTGCCGCGCACGACGCCGACGGAGGCTGTCCCCCAGCCGTACCGCTACGCGGGTGCGTACGTCGACCCGACGGGCCTGTACAAGATGGGCCACCGCTACTACGACCCCACCCTCGGCCGCTTCACCCAGCCCGACCCGAGCGGACAGGAAGACAATCCCTACCTGTACGCCGAAGGCGACCCCGTCAACCGAACCGACCCCACCGGGCTCTTCAGCTTTGATGAGTTCCTCGACACGGGCAGTAGTTTTTCGGAGCACTGA
- a CDS encoding antitoxin MazE7, producing MAGIEIDDTTADALRALADAAGLPLDAYLAQVAEEKRRERALAEGAEIFRQVTGDPETAAAFDAEYGGSAPARTAPRAA from the coding sequence ATGGCTGGCATCGAGATCGACGACACCACCGCGGACGCGCTGCGGGCCCTGGCCGACGCCGCGGGACTGCCGCTGGACGCCTACCTCGCGCAGGTCGCCGAGGAGAAGCGGCGCGAGCGCGCGCTGGCCGAGGGCGCGGAGATCTTCCGGCAGGTCACCGGCGACCCGGAAACGGCCGCTGCGTTCGACGCCGAGTACGGTGGCTCTGCGCCGGCCCGGACCGCCCCGCGGGCGGCCTGA
- a CDS encoding toxin Doc produces the protein MPAEYYVDYRWFLERQAELLDDLAVNDYSVFVGLAARHKVDPPRHDQHHPDAFWRAAVMLEECVVLRPLPARNELYGFGVAVAYLGMHGERVNTKFEAWRDLIADITALRLDSFAVAERLRSLRLPTA, from the coding sequence GTGCCTGCCGAGTACTACGTCGACTACCGGTGGTTCCTGGAACGCCAGGCTGAGCTGCTGGACGATCTCGCCGTCAACGACTACTCCGTCTTCGTCGGCCTGGCCGCCCGGCACAAGGTCGACCCGCCCCGTCACGACCAGCACCACCCGGACGCCTTCTGGCGTGCGGCAGTAATGCTGGAGGAGTGCGTCGTGCTCCGGCCGCTGCCCGCCCGCAACGAGCTGTACGGCTTCGGCGTGGCCGTGGCGTACCTCGGAATGCACGGGGAGCGGGTGAACACCAAGTTCGAGGCCTGGCGGGACCTGATCGCCGACATCACCGCCCTGCGACTCGACTCGTTCGCCGTCGCCGAACGGCTGCGCTCACTGCGCCTACCGACGGCCTGA
- a CDS encoding dienelactone hydrolase family protein, translating to MHTKTLRIPTADGQADAFAAFPDRGERHRGVLMYADGFGIRPVLREMARELAGHGYYVLVPNFFYRHGPAPVVELPEHIGEAARPAVFAQLMPLIEAHTAERVLSDAEAFLRFLTSQPEVSAGPVAVTGYCIGGLLAMRTAAAHSGQIAAVAAFHGPVGVDGPELFSKLTAQVHLGHAEGDLTPEALGKLNQALDAAGVSYTSEIYPGTVHGFTMSDTDAFSASGLKRHWDRLLPLLDRTLRNG from the coding sequence ATGCACACCAAGACGTTGCGGATTCCCACCGCGGACGGGCAGGCCGATGCCTTCGCCGCCTTCCCCGACCGCGGCGAGCGGCACCGGGGGGTGCTGATGTACGCGGACGGCTTCGGCATCCGGCCCGTGCTGCGGGAGATGGCCCGCGAACTGGCCGGGCACGGGTACTACGTACTCGTCCCCAACTTCTTCTACCGGCACGGCCCGGCACCGGTGGTCGAGCTTCCCGAGCACATCGGAGAAGCGGCCCGACCCGCGGTCTTCGCCCAGCTGATGCCCTTGATCGAGGCGCACACCGCCGAACGTGTTCTGAGCGACGCCGAGGCCTTTCTCAGGTTCCTCACCAGCCAACCCGAGGTCAGCGCCGGTCCGGTCGCGGTGACCGGCTACTGCATCGGCGGCCTCCTGGCGATGCGCACCGCCGCGGCCCACTCCGGCCAGATCGCGGCTGTCGCCGCGTTCCACGGCCCCGTGGGCGTCGACGGGCCCGAACTCTTCTCCAAGCTCACCGCCCAGGTCCACCTCGGTCACGCCGAAGGCGACCTGACACCCGAGGCCCTCGGCAAGCTCAACCAGGCCCTGGACGCCGCAGGTGTCAGCTACACCTCCGAGATCTACCCCGGCACCGTCCACGGCTTCACCATGTCCGACACCGACGCTTTCAGCGCCTCCGGGCTGAAGCGCCACTGGGACCGACTGCTGCCTCTCTTGGACCGCACCCTGCGCAACGGCTGA
- a CDS encoding tyrosine-type recombinase/integrase: MEVARRLADAEDFADQVQRRLRPANTTDTYAKAWKVWTRFCAAQGFPELQATRSAFVAFVVWLLDRGRADGKGYAPSSASTILAGAVVELRRRGAEVGRDDQAQARATLEAAAVELLKTGERRGRGQAAAAEVPDLYRVARACPDNLAGSRDKALVLTGFHYASRAQDPAGLLAGDVTLTPRGLVVSVLTGKTKHSVRDANVNYQQDPEICPVEAWKAYRARLATEAEPRWSQPDAPAFVGVDRHGNVTGGMVPDSVTRAVKRISARAGISLAWTGHSLRIGLATASRKKGKDAVAIADQGGWARRSRSMNGYFQRVDGWEDNATAGLT; this comes from the coding sequence GTGGAGGTCGCACGGCGTCTCGCGGACGCGGAGGACTTCGCGGACCAGGTGCAGCGGCGACTGCGACCGGCCAACACGACGGACACGTACGCGAAGGCGTGGAAGGTCTGGACGCGGTTCTGCGCGGCGCAGGGATTTCCCGAACTGCAGGCCACGCGCAGCGCGTTCGTGGCGTTCGTCGTGTGGCTGCTGGACCGGGGCCGGGCGGACGGCAAGGGCTACGCGCCCTCGTCGGCGAGCACGATCCTCGCCGGGGCCGTAGTCGAACTGCGCCGCCGCGGTGCGGAGGTGGGTCGGGACGACCAGGCGCAGGCGCGGGCGACGCTGGAGGCGGCCGCCGTGGAGCTGCTGAAGACGGGGGAGCGGCGCGGCCGGGGCCAGGCCGCCGCGGCGGAGGTCCCCGACCTGTACCGTGTGGCGAGGGCCTGCCCGGACAATCTCGCCGGGTCCCGGGACAAGGCGCTCGTCCTGACCGGCTTCCACTACGCCTCGCGTGCTCAGGACCCCGCCGGCCTCCTCGCCGGGGACGTCACCCTGACACCGCGCGGCCTGGTCGTGTCGGTGCTCACCGGCAAGACCAAGCACAGCGTCCGCGACGCGAACGTCAACTACCAGCAGGACCCGGAGATTTGCCCGGTGGAGGCGTGGAAGGCGTACCGGGCCCGCCTCGCCACCGAGGCCGAGCCGCGCTGGTCGCAGCCCGACGCCCCCGCGTTCGTCGGCGTCGACCGGCACGGCAACGTCACCGGCGGCATGGTCCCCGACTCCGTCACCCGGGCCGTGAAGCGGATCAGCGCCCGTGCCGGAATCTCGCTTGCCTGGACCGGTCACTCCCTGCGCATCGGTCTGGCCACGGCCTCCCGCAAGAAGGGCAAAGACGCCGTGGCGATTGCCGACCAGGGCGGGTGGGCCCGGCGCTCCCGCTCGATGAACGGCTACTTTCAGCGGGTCGACGGCTGGGAGGACAACGCCACCGCCGGCCTCACCTGA